One Mycolicibacterium fortuitum subsp. fortuitum genomic window carries:
- the modA gene encoding molybdate ABC transporter substrate-binding protein: MTRARMFALALTGVAATALIGGCSSATESAPASPSGAGSGSITVFAAASLKSAFTEIGEQFKTDNPGSSVEFSFAGSSDLVTQLTQGADADVFASADTRNMDKAVGADLVEGGPVNFATNTLTIAVAPGNPKGIKTFADLTKPGTSVVVCAPPVPCGGATEKVEKAAGVTLSPVSEETSVTDVLGKVTSGQADAGLVYVTDAAGAGDKVTAVAFPEAAQAVNTYPIAVLKQSKHADLAHRFVDLVTGEAGRSALAKAGFAKP; encoded by the coding sequence ATGACCCGAGCCCGGATGTTCGCCCTGGCACTTACCGGGGTGGCAGCAACGGCCCTGATCGGTGGCTGCAGTTCGGCCACGGAATCGGCCCCGGCTTCCCCGTCTGGCGCCGGGAGCGGTTCGATCACCGTGTTCGCCGCCGCGTCGCTGAAATCCGCGTTCACCGAAATCGGCGAGCAGTTCAAAACCGACAACCCGGGGAGTTCTGTGGAGTTCTCGTTCGCCGGATCCTCGGACCTGGTCACTCAGCTCACCCAGGGGGCCGACGCCGACGTGTTCGCCTCGGCCGACACCCGGAACATGGACAAGGCGGTGGGCGCGGACCTCGTCGAGGGGGGTCCGGTCAACTTCGCGACCAATACCCTGACCATCGCCGTCGCCCCGGGAAATCCGAAGGGCATCAAGACTTTCGCCGATCTGACCAAGCCTGGAACCAGCGTGGTGGTGTGCGCCCCGCCCGTGCCGTGCGGCGGCGCCACCGAAAAGGTCGAGAAGGCCGCCGGGGTCACGCTGTCGCCGGTGAGTGAGGAAACCTCCGTCACCGACGTGCTCGGCAAGGTCACCAGCGGGCAGGCCGATGCCGGCCTGGTCTATGTGACCGACGCGGCCGGCGCCGGCGACAAGGTGACTGCCGTGGCTTTTCCCGAGGCCGCCCAGGCGGTCAACACCTACCCGATCGCTGTGCTCAAACAGTCCAAGCACGCCGACCTGGCGCACCGCTTCGTCGACCTCGTAACCGGTGAGGCCGGCCGATCCGCGCTAGCCAAGGCCGGATTCGCCAAGCCCTGA
- a CDS encoding TOBE domain-containing protein: protein MPEIRVREAAELLGVSDDTVRRWIDDGSLPSHLDGSGRKVIDGAALAAFARANAAAAPKDPLGIGSSARNRFTGLVTNVVADEVMAQVEMQCGPFTVVSLMSSQSVRELELAPGSVAVAVVKATTVIVETPKGKS, encoded by the coding sequence ATGCCAGAGATCCGGGTGCGTGAGGCCGCCGAACTGCTCGGGGTCAGTGACGACACGGTGCGACGCTGGATCGACGACGGATCCCTGCCGTCCCACCTCGACGGCTCCGGCCGCAAGGTGATCGACGGGGCGGCTTTGGCGGCGTTCGCGCGGGCCAACGCCGCTGCGGCGCCAAAGGATCCGCTCGGCATCGGCAGCTCGGCGCGCAACCGCTTCACCGGGCTGGTCACCAACGTCGTCGCCGACGAGGTGATGGCCCAGGTCGAGATGCAGTGCGGACCGTTCACCGTGGTGTCGCTGATGAGCAGCCAGTCGGTGCGTGAACTCGAGTTGGCCCCCGGCAGTGTCGCCGTCGCCGTGGTCAAGGCCACGACCGTGATCGTGGAAACCCCGAAAGGAAAGTCATGA
- a CDS encoding aldehyde dehydrogenase family protein has protein sequence MALQTVLDDLRDRPGTGETIPVIDPATEEQITEFRDCGPEAVNEAVAAAKSAYQSGVWTDIPARRRAKVLWQLGDLIDEHAKEFAELESLDAGMPPMQAEMIVSTCAEFFRYYAGWCTKLNGSSYQVQMEGGVNSNYSNLHAYTTKEPYGVVGLIYPWNGPLFNACAKIAPALAAGCSSVVKPAEETPLSAVLLERLIGEAGVPDGVANFVIGYGATAGAAITAHPDVEKVAFTGSTEVGKQIMRDSADNLKKVTLELGGKSPVLIYEDADLDMAIMMASMGIFVHSGQGCVCGSRIFVQRSVYERVVQGISMIGENLVLGGPKDEGAMISPLISQKQLDRVLGYIDQGKRDGVEIVSGGYRLDRKGYFVKPTVLTNVDPATSRLYKEEIFGPVVTILPFDDDDEAIAMANDTDYGLAATVWTTNLARAHSLGRRLQAGMVGLNCQLTFDHNVPFGGFKQSGVGKEFGYEGIEGYLKTKSIWAQL, from the coding sequence ATGGCGCTGCAGACAGTTCTGGACGACCTCCGCGACCGACCGGGTACCGGGGAGACGATTCCGGTCATCGACCCGGCGACCGAGGAGCAGATCACCGAGTTCCGGGACTGCGGGCCAGAAGCGGTCAACGAGGCCGTCGCCGCTGCGAAATCGGCCTACCAGTCCGGTGTTTGGACCGACATTCCGGCCCGCCGGCGCGCCAAGGTGCTGTGGCAGCTGGGCGATCTGATCGACGAGCACGCCAAGGAATTCGCCGAGCTGGAATCGCTGGACGCCGGCATGCCGCCGATGCAGGCCGAGATGATCGTCTCCACCTGCGCCGAGTTCTTCCGCTACTACGCGGGCTGGTGCACCAAGCTCAACGGCAGCAGCTACCAGGTGCAGATGGAGGGTGGCGTCAACAGCAATTACTCAAACCTGCACGCGTACACCACCAAGGAGCCGTACGGCGTGGTGGGCCTGATCTATCCGTGGAACGGCCCGCTGTTCAACGCCTGCGCCAAGATCGCCCCGGCTCTCGCCGCCGGCTGCTCCAGCGTCGTCAAGCCGGCCGAGGAGACCCCGTTGTCGGCGGTCTTGCTGGAGCGGCTGATCGGCGAGGCCGGCGTCCCCGATGGGGTGGCCAACTTCGTGATCGGTTACGGCGCCACCGCGGGTGCTGCGATCACCGCGCACCCCGATGTCGAGAAGGTCGCCTTCACCGGCTCCACCGAGGTCGGCAAGCAGATCATGCGGGACTCGGCGGACAACTTGAAGAAGGTCACCCTGGAGCTGGGCGGAAAGTCACCGGTGCTGATCTACGAGGACGCCGACCTCGACATGGCGATCATGATGGCCTCGATGGGCATCTTCGTGCATTCCGGGCAGGGCTGTGTGTGCGGATCACGAATCTTCGTGCAGCGCAGTGTGTATGAGCGTGTTGTTCAAGGCATCTCGATGATCGGCGAGAACCTCGTCCTGGGCGGCCCCAAGGACGAGGGCGCCATGATCAGCCCACTGATCAGCCAGAAGCAGCTCGACCGGGTGCTGGGCTATATCGACCAGGGCAAGCGCGACGGCGTCGAGATCGTTTCCGGCGGTTACCGACTCGACCGCAAGGGTTACTTCGTCAAACCCACGGTACTGACCAACGTCGACCCGGCCACCAGCCGCCTGTACAAGGAAGAGATCTTCGGACCGGTCGTCACGATCCTTCCGTTCGACGATGACGACGAAGCCATCGCGATGGCCAACGACACCGACTACGGCCTGGCGGCCACCGTATGGACCACCAACCTGGCCCGTGCACACAGCTTGGGTAGGCGCCTGCAGGCCGGCATGGTGGGGCTGAACTGTCAGCTGACGTTCGACCACAACGTGCCGTTCGGCGGTTTCAAGCAGTCCGGAGTCGGCAAGGAGTTCGGCTACGAGGGTATCGAGGGCTACCTCAAGACCAAGTCGATCTGGGCGCAGCTGTAG
- a CDS encoding type VII secretion target, which translates to MANDLRVDPGALRAGATSSEMIAAELGNAPASPDAGHYPSSTGVIAMDGAVVTARASQASRVSAQAGDLSAAAQRYSAVDEQNAGGLAELM; encoded by the coding sequence ATGGCAAACGATCTGAGAGTGGACCCGGGGGCGCTTCGGGCGGGGGCCACTAGCAGCGAGATGATCGCTGCCGAATTGGGGAACGCCCCGGCGAGTCCAGATGCCGGTCATTACCCGAGCAGTACCGGCGTCATCGCGATGGACGGCGCGGTGGTCACTGCACGGGCTTCCCAGGCGAGTCGGGTGAGCGCGCAGGCCGGGGACCTGTCTGCCGCCGCGCAGCGATACTCCGCAGTCGACGAGCAAAACGCCGGCGGCCTGGCGGAGTTGATGTGA
- a CDS encoding SDR family NAD(P)-dependent oxidoreductase: protein MRFEDKVAVVTGAASGIGRAIAIELADAGATVAAVDRDRSGLSRTGQSCAGATSHVVDLADAEAVSTLRDEVVAAHGIPDIIVNAAGFDRVEPFMSNDDELWRSLVAVNFLGPVRLTHSFLEVILAEGNSAKIVNIASDAGRVGSLGETVYAGTKGGVIAFTKSLAREMARHQINVNCVCPGPTDTPLFHSLPDKVRDGLVRAIPFRRIAKPEEVAKAVAFFASDDASFITGQVLSVSGGLTMAG, encoded by the coding sequence GTGCGATTCGAAGACAAAGTCGCCGTTGTGACTGGTGCAGCCTCGGGTATCGGCCGCGCCATCGCGATCGAGCTTGCGGATGCTGGAGCCACCGTCGCGGCAGTCGACCGCGACCGATCGGGACTGAGCCGCACCGGGCAGAGCTGTGCCGGCGCCACGTCCCATGTGGTCGATCTGGCTGATGCGGAAGCGGTGAGCACACTGCGCGACGAGGTGGTCGCCGCGCACGGTATCCCCGACATCATCGTCAACGCCGCCGGGTTCGACCGGGTCGAACCGTTCATGTCCAACGATGACGAGCTGTGGCGGTCCTTGGTCGCCGTGAATTTTCTCGGGCCGGTCCGGCTCACTCATTCCTTCCTCGAAGTGATCCTCGCCGAGGGAAATTCGGCAAAGATCGTCAACATTGCCAGCGATGCAGGGCGCGTGGGCAGTCTCGGGGAGACCGTCTACGCCGGCACCAAGGGTGGGGTGATTGCCTTCACCAAGTCGTTGGCGCGAGAGATGGCCCGCCACCAGATCAACGTCAACTGTGTTTGCCCTGGACCGACCGACACCCCGCTGTTCCATTCGCTTCCCGACAAGGTGCGCGATGGGCTCGTCAGGGCGATCCCGTTCCGCCGGATCGCCAAACCTGAGGAAGTCGCCAAGGCGGTGGCGTTCTTCGCCTCCGACGATGCCAGCTTCATCACTGGCCAAGTCCTCAGTGTCAGTGGAGGCTTGACGATGGCCGGTTGA
- a CDS encoding enoyl-CoA hydratase/isomerase family protein yields MDFSDYQQLTLTRRDNGVLLITLNRPEKYNAADEGMHTELANIWKDVAADPQTRVAVITGAGKAFSAGGDLAMVERMAGDYDRVSHMLGEMSDLVYNMINCDKPIVSAINGVAVGAGAVAALLADVAIIAEDARIGDGHVKLGVAAGDHAAIIWPLLAGTAKAKYYLMTGEMIDGIEAERIGMVAKALPREEVLDEALRIADNLASGAQQAIRLTKRALNNWLRNAGPIFDQSAAYEMLTFLGPDVVEGYTALREKRSPRFPSAQ; encoded by the coding sequence ATGGATTTCTCTGATTACCAGCAGCTGACGCTGACCCGCCGGGACAACGGCGTCCTGTTGATCACGCTGAACCGGCCCGAGAAGTACAACGCCGCCGACGAAGGCATGCACACAGAGCTGGCCAACATCTGGAAGGACGTGGCCGCGGACCCACAGACCCGGGTCGCGGTGATCACCGGCGCAGGCAAGGCCTTCAGCGCCGGTGGCGACCTGGCCATGGTTGAGCGCATGGCCGGAGACTACGACCGGGTCTCCCACATGCTCGGCGAAATGAGCGACCTGGTCTACAACATGATCAACTGCGACAAGCCGATCGTGTCCGCCATCAACGGCGTCGCCGTCGGTGCCGGCGCGGTGGCCGCCTTGCTCGCCGACGTCGCGATCATCGCCGAGGACGCCCGGATCGGCGACGGCCACGTCAAACTCGGGGTCGCCGCGGGCGACCATGCCGCGATCATCTGGCCGCTGCTGGCCGGGACCGCGAAGGCGAAGTACTACCTGATGACCGGCGAGATGATCGACGGAATCGAAGCGGAGCGGATCGGCATGGTCGCCAAAGCGCTTCCGCGCGAGGAGGTTCTGGATGAGGCCCTGCGGATCGCCGACAACCTGGCCTCCGGCGCCCAGCAGGCGATCCGGCTGACCAAACGCGCGCTCAACAACTGGTTGCGCAACGCGGGACCGATCTTCGACCAGTCCGCTGCTTACGAGATGCTGACCTTCCTCGGCCCCGATGTCGTGGAGGGCTACACGGCGCTGCGCGAAAAGCGTTCGCCCCGTTTCCCTTCTGCTCAGTAG
- a CDS encoding TetR/AcrR family transcriptional regulator translates to MEDQPAGSSRVARRRDRRKAEIVKTATRILTESGYQGMSLEEVAEQTDIAKATLYHYFSSKDALVAAALETLTQEVLQRLAAREEAVGDVGAREHLAALIDEQIRILTETAPEVAAVFSWPRGWPEVFDEPMKDMRRRHDAVFRRVVERGVAAGEFTCPDVNVALQCLHGVLNQSSVWIGPGIHDDNRTELRAAIVDRALCLFY, encoded by the coding sequence GTGGAGGATCAGCCCGCGGGTTCCAGCCGGGTGGCGCGACGCCGTGACCGGCGCAAGGCCGAGATCGTCAAGACCGCCACCCGAATCCTCACCGAGTCCGGCTACCAGGGCATGAGCCTCGAAGAGGTCGCCGAACAGACCGATATCGCCAAAGCTACGCTCTACCATTACTTCTCATCGAAAGATGCGCTCGTGGCCGCCGCGCTGGAGACGCTCACCCAGGAAGTCCTGCAGCGGCTGGCGGCCCGTGAAGAGGCGGTCGGCGACGTGGGCGCCCGAGAACATCTGGCGGCGTTGATCGATGAACAGATCCGCATACTCACCGAGACCGCACCCGAGGTGGCCGCCGTTTTTTCTTGGCCGCGGGGCTGGCCCGAGGTCTTCGACGAGCCGATGAAGGACATGCGCCGGCGTCACGACGCGGTGTTCCGCCGGGTGGTGGAACGGGGTGTGGCAGCGGGTGAGTTCACCTGTCCCGACGTCAATGTCGCATTGCAGTGCCTGCACGGTGTGCTCAACCAGTCGTCGGTCTGGATCGGGCCGGGGATACACGACGACAACCGCACCGAATTGCGCGCCGCGATCGTCGACCGTGCCCTGTGCCTGTTCTACTGA
- a CDS encoding TetR/AcrR family transcriptional regulator: MSGTEPCQNVGVVSTANRVYGGQSADARRRQRRERLVDAAMDVMTRNEWRSATVEKLCTAANLNKRYFYESFTDLDGLAAAVVDDIADGVRSATVAAADAAAQEPLEVQAMASVAAAVRALVDDPRRARVLLGGVAALPELDAHRTTVMHRLTDVLIDHGRSVHGVELEKDPLAKVAPAFIVGGTADAILEFVNGGVDLSLDDFIAQLATLWLITGNGAAQVARARIPRA, from the coding sequence ATGTCTGGTACGGAACCGTGCCAGAATGTCGGGGTGGTGTCAACGGCCAATCGCGTTTACGGGGGCCAATCTGCCGATGCTCGGCGTCGGCAACGGCGTGAGCGTCTCGTGGATGCCGCCATGGACGTGATGACACGCAACGAATGGCGAAGTGCGACTGTAGAGAAGCTCTGTACGGCAGCCAATCTCAACAAGCGCTACTTCTACGAGAGCTTCACCGATCTCGATGGCCTGGCCGCCGCCGTCGTCGATGACATAGCCGACGGAGTACGCAGTGCGACGGTGGCGGCAGCGGACGCTGCCGCGCAGGAGCCCCTGGAAGTCCAGGCCATGGCGAGTGTGGCGGCCGCCGTGCGGGCACTCGTCGACGACCCCCGTCGCGCACGGGTCCTGCTTGGGGGTGTTGCCGCTCTACCTGAGCTCGATGCTCATCGCACCACCGTCATGCACCGGCTGACCGATGTCCTGATCGACCATGGGCGCAGCGTGCACGGCGTCGAGTTGGAGAAGGATCCATTGGCCAAGGTGGCGCCGGCGTTCATCGTCGGCGGCACGGCCGACGCCATCCTCGAATTCGTCAACGGGGGAGTCGATCTGTCCCTCGACGATTTCATCGCCCAACTCGCCACCCTCTGGTTGATCACCGGCAATGGTGCGGCACAGGTGGCGCGGGCCCGGATTCCTCGGGCATAG
- a CDS encoding SDR family NAD(P)-dependent oxidoreductase, with protein sequence MIDLTGAVACVTGGARGIGRATAVALVERGATVWIGDVDADEAARTAGEIGANATQLDVTDESSMAAFHRAASADGPVAMLVNNAGIQHMGPFVDQKLAAYHQEIAVNLTGVVNGMHEFLPGMLERNHGHIVNVASMAAKVTTPGMSVYCATKYAVAALSRAVRAEIAHTDVTVTTVMPTAVHTDLTAGVTLDLLPTRQPDQIGTVIADSARSPGREVTVPKWLSPFGLLEEATPEPVMQLLKRLATRNEPPGHFDPDRRRDYLNRINR encoded by the coding sequence ATGATCGACCTCACCGGAGCCGTCGCCTGCGTCACCGGGGGCGCCCGCGGCATCGGCCGCGCTACCGCGGTGGCGCTGGTCGAGCGGGGCGCAACGGTGTGGATCGGTGACGTCGACGCCGACGAGGCAGCCCGCACTGCCGGCGAGATCGGCGCCAACGCAACACAACTCGATGTCACTGACGAGTCAAGCATGGCGGCATTCCACCGGGCGGCATCTGCCGACGGACCCGTGGCGATGTTGGTGAACAACGCAGGCATCCAGCACATGGGCCCGTTCGTCGACCAGAAGCTCGCGGCATACCACCAAGAGATCGCGGTCAATCTGACTGGCGTCGTAAACGGCATGCACGAATTCCTTCCCGGCATGCTCGAGCGCAATCACGGCCACATCGTGAATGTCGCTTCGATGGCGGCCAAGGTGACCACGCCAGGGATGTCGGTGTACTGCGCGACGAAGTACGCGGTGGCGGCCTTGTCGCGGGCTGTTCGCGCCGAAATCGCCCACACCGATGTCACCGTCACTACCGTCATGCCCACGGCAGTCCACACCGACCTGACAGCAGGAGTCACACTCGATCTTCTCCCCACCCGCCAGCCCGACCAGATCGGAACCGTCATCGCCGACAGCGCACGAAGCCCCGGACGCGAAGTCACCGTCCCGAAATGGTTGTCGCCGTTCGGGTTGCTGGAGGAGGCCACGCCGGAGCCCGTGATGCAACTGCTCAAACGACTGGCCACCCGAAACGAGCCACCGGGCCATTTCGACCCAGACCGTCGCCGCGACTACCTGAATCGGATCAACCGATGA
- a CDS encoding cytochrome P450, which produces MMGDYGFPFLGHVLSSLADPLAFARDRYERYGPVSWAGGVGFRVVGLMGPEALETAWVNRDKVFSSTRGWAPVIGPFFHRGMMLLDFDEHRDHRRIMQQAFTRSALNGYLELMRPSIDRTLRNWPSAQGFPFYPSIKHLLLEQAAEVFVGTHLGPESDQLSADFHDTVRGGQALLRADVPGGVWAKGLRARARLERYFAEQVPDRQRGDGTDLFSMLCRSEDEDGARFTPADIVNHMIFLLMAAHDTTAIALSMLTYELGRNPQWQEALREEALGLPNDTPTVLDLDNYPLLDAAFKEILRMYAPAGALFRQTIRDTEILGHFVPRKTQVAINVYASMRLSDWWPDPDRFNPERFVNNSATRAAVSRYAFAPFGGGAHKCIGQQFADVTVKSTMHQMLRRFEWSVPKNYRLQLTWGTGPMPADDLPIDMRARAQR; this is translated from the coding sequence GTGATGGGTGACTATGGCTTTCCGTTCCTCGGCCACGTGCTGAGCTCGCTGGCCGATCCCCTCGCCTTCGCCCGAGACCGCTACGAGCGCTACGGGCCGGTGTCATGGGCCGGCGGAGTCGGCTTCCGCGTCGTCGGCCTCATGGGGCCCGAGGCCCTGGAAACCGCATGGGTCAACCGCGACAAGGTATTCTCCAGCACCCGCGGCTGGGCACCGGTCATCGGCCCGTTCTTTCACCGCGGGATGATGCTGCTGGACTTCGACGAACACCGCGACCACCGCCGCATCATGCAGCAGGCATTCACCCGTAGCGCGCTGAACGGCTATCTGGAGCTGATGCGCCCCAGCATCGACCGCACATTACGCAATTGGCCATCGGCACAGGGTTTTCCGTTCTATCCGTCGATCAAGCACCTGCTGCTCGAGCAGGCGGCCGAGGTGTTTGTGGGCACGCACCTCGGTCCTGAATCCGATCAGCTGTCGGCAGATTTCCACGACACCGTAAGGGGCGGGCAGGCCCTGCTGCGGGCAGATGTACCCGGCGGGGTCTGGGCCAAGGGGCTGCGAGCACGCGCGCGGCTAGAACGGTACTTCGCCGAGCAGGTGCCCGATCGTCAGCGCGGCGACGGCACCGACCTGTTCTCGATGTTGTGCCGCAGTGAGGACGAAGACGGCGCCCGATTCACCCCCGCCGACATCGTCAACCACATGATCTTCCTGCTGATGGCGGCCCATGACACCACCGCGATCGCGCTGTCCATGCTCACCTACGAGCTGGGCCGCAATCCGCAGTGGCAGGAGGCGCTGCGCGAGGAAGCGCTCGGTCTACCCAACGACACCCCCACGGTCCTTGACCTGGACAACTACCCGTTGCTGGACGCCGCGTTCAAAGAGATCCTGCGGATGTACGCGCCGGCGGGTGCGCTGTTCCGCCAAACCATCCGCGACACCGAGATCCTGGGGCACTTCGTCCCTCGCAAGACCCAGGTGGCCATCAATGTCTATGCCTCCATGCGCCTTTCGGACTGGTGGCCCGATCCTGACAGGTTCAATCCCGAGCGGTTCGTGAACAACTCCGCAACCCGCGCCGCGGTGAGCCGTTATGCGTTCGCCCCCTTCGGCGGCGGGGCGCACAAGTGCATCGGTCAGCAGTTCGCGGACGTGACAGTCAAGAGCACCATGCATCAGATGCTGCGGCGTTTCGAGTGGAGCGTGCCGAAGAACTACCGCCTGCAGCTGACCTGGGGAACCGGGCCAATGCCCGCCGATGACCTACCGATCGACATGCGGGCGCGGGCCCAGCGTTAG
- a CDS encoding TetR/AcrR family transcriptional regulator, which yields MRSRGWAGTTPASDDEAISRILTAVDEEIAEHGAGIRLADVARRLGVTRQTVYRYFPNADALLIASAMRAVNGFIDQLVDHVAGLKDPVTGVVESISFGIENLSGDPQLEKLLTRGDDGEAVVSLTSDTAIAFCLSVFHRLDVDWKLHGFDDDTLHELAEMTLRTVQSMLTDPGRFPRRGAALRRFVARWLGPAILYPRWEALPVHPLEH from the coding sequence ATGCGTAGTCGTGGCTGGGCGGGTACGACGCCCGCGTCGGATGACGAAGCCATCTCCCGCATCCTCACTGCGGTAGATGAAGAGATCGCCGAGCACGGAGCGGGGATACGCCTCGCCGACGTGGCCCGCAGACTCGGAGTCACCCGCCAGACGGTGTACCGCTACTTTCCCAATGCCGACGCGCTGCTCATCGCGAGCGCCATGCGTGCCGTCAACGGATTCATCGACCAGCTGGTAGATCACGTCGCCGGCCTGAAGGACCCGGTCACTGGGGTAGTCGAAAGCATTTCCTTCGGAATCGAGAACCTTTCCGGTGATCCGCAGCTGGAGAAGCTACTGACTAGGGGCGACGACGGCGAAGCGGTCGTGTCCCTGACTTCTGACACGGCAATCGCGTTCTGCTTGTCCGTTTTTCATCGCCTCGATGTCGATTGGAAGCTTCACGGATTCGACGACGACACTCTGCATGAACTTGCCGAGATGACTTTGCGCACAGTGCAATCCATGCTGACCGATCCCGGGCGCTTTCCACGCAGGGGAGCTGCGTTACGCCGATTCGTTGCTCGCTGGTTGGGCCCGGCAATCCTCTATCCGCGATGGGAGGCGCTGCCGGTCCACCCGCTCGAGCACTAA
- a CDS encoding cytochrome P450 has translation MKVNSGAPNVFEAGLPTLSYSLTATPHDVLEDVRLAQARAPIAIGPLGPEILSYELARDILRDNRFRLPPGITLAAQGITSGPLFDKMMSSLLGLDGAPHVRLRKLVSKAFTPRATSRLQATIHEVVNELVDGVMDAGRCDVVTDIARPYPTPIMCALLGAPREDWQLFADWTEEVFKALNFQPDVNFDESAIMRAWDELDTYVDGMVATRRDNLTDDLLSELIRAESDGDRLNLDELRMLVAGFLMAGTDTTRNQLAASVQVLCEHPDQWAKLRDHPELAMQAVEESMRHSPAACIVPRAAVEDVEFGGYLFPAGTFVLANTFAANRDPAVYTDADRFDIARKDVPAILTFGGGAHYCLGANLARRELAEALTVLTRRLKATHRAGRAPWKSLLGMTGPTTLPIEFTSERLVAADA, from the coding sequence ATGAAGGTGAACAGCGGCGCTCCGAACGTGTTCGAAGCCGGGCTACCCACGCTCAGTTACAGCCTCACTGCCACGCCGCACGACGTCCTCGAAGACGTCCGGCTGGCGCAAGCCCGCGCGCCTATTGCCATCGGGCCTCTCGGCCCGGAAATCCTGTCCTACGAGCTGGCTCGCGACATACTGCGCGACAACAGGTTCCGTCTCCCGCCCGGCATCACTCTGGCGGCGCAGGGCATTACGTCCGGCCCGTTGTTCGACAAGATGATGAGCAGCCTGCTGGGCCTCGACGGTGCACCACATGTCCGGTTGCGCAAACTGGTCTCCAAGGCATTCACCCCCCGAGCCACATCGCGTCTTCAAGCCACCATCCACGAGGTGGTCAACGAATTGGTCGACGGGGTGATGGACGCGGGGCGATGTGATGTCGTGACCGACATCGCCCGTCCCTATCCCACTCCGATCATGTGTGCCCTGCTCGGCGCCCCTCGCGAGGACTGGCAGCTGTTCGCCGACTGGACGGAGGAGGTCTTCAAAGCGCTCAACTTCCAGCCCGATGTCAACTTCGACGAGTCGGCGATCATGCGTGCGTGGGACGAGCTTGACACGTACGTCGACGGCATGGTCGCCACGCGCCGCGACAATCTGACCGATGATCTGCTGTCGGAGCTCATCCGTGCCGAAAGCGACGGTGATCGGCTCAATCTCGATGAACTCCGCATGCTGGTGGCCGGCTTCTTGATGGCGGGAACCGATACGACGCGTAACCAGTTGGCCGCCTCGGTTCAGGTGCTCTGCGAGCATCCGGATCAGTGGGCGAAGCTGCGCGACCATCCCGAACTCGCCATGCAGGCGGTCGAGGAGAGCATGCGGCACTCACCCGCGGCCTGCATCGTGCCGCGAGCCGCCGTCGAGGATGTCGAGTTCGGTGGCTATCTGTTCCCTGCGGGAACCTTCGTCCTTGCGAACACCTTTGCGGCCAATCGAGACCCAGCCGTCTATACCGATGCGGACCGCTTCGACATCGCGCGTAAGGATGTTCCGGCGATTCTGACTTTCGGTGGCGGCGCGCATTACTGCCTCGGAGCGAACCTTGCCCGCCGGGAACTGGCGGAAGCACTCACGGTCCTGACTCGCCGCCTCAAGGCCACGCATCGCGCCGGTCGAGCCCCGTGGAAATCCCTACTGGGAATGACCGGTCCGACGACTCTTCCGATCGAATTCACCAGTGAAAGGCTCGTGGCGGCGGATGCGTAG